The Vicingaceae bacterium genome segment AGCACCGGTATATAAACCCGCTTCTCCTATGAGATAGGATAAATCTTTGTATGTGTTTGCATTGGAAAATTTGTTGAGTAGAGGGATAAGAGGAGTGATACCTAATTGATCGACTTTTTGAGAGTCCATGGCCGAGAGGTAAAAATCTCTGACGACTTGTTCGGTCGAACCTTTGGTGTATTGTTTGGACCGGAGCTCTTTCAAAATAGTTTTAATTTTTTTGTTGTTTTCTTCTTTCAGAATGTTGAAGCTGCTCCAACGGGCTTCTGTCGGTGGAATAGGGTTATTTTTGATCCATCCTCCAACGGCAAATTGGTAAAAATTGTCGCAAGGATCGGCACTTCTATCCAATTGTGTTGTATCATATCCCTTTTTAATTGCCTCTGTAGTGTTTTTTTCATCGTTTTTGCAGGCAAGAATTGATAACAAAATGGCAATAATAAAGTATTTTTTCATCTTGAAAAGTTTGCATAAAAATAATACAATTTTTAAAATTTAAAGAAATATAGCAGCGACATTTAAATTTTTTAGTATGTGAATGACTAAACTTTTTTATTTTTTAATAGTTCCCAAGATTTGTTAAAACAACGATATTCTGCCGGATGTGTCTTTAATTTGTGAGAGCAAACGACTTTAAATTTAATGTCAAATCATTTAAAACATATTGTTTAAAATGCATAATGATAAAAATAAAAAATTTGAAAAATTGCATTTGCAAAATTTTTATAGAAAAAATTTGAAAATAAAATAACTTCGCTGCAAAATTGCAATGCATGAAAACAAAATTCAGAACACACAATTGCGGGGAATTAACATTACAGAATGCAGGACAAGAAGTTGTTTTGTGTGGTTGGGTGCAAAGGGTGAGAAATCTTGGGGGAATGACCTTCATCGATCTACGAGACCGTTATGGAATCACACAATTGACATTCAACGATCAAATAAACGAACAATTACGGTCCAAAGCAGCCGGGCTTGGCAGGGAATATGTCATCACTGTGAAGGGCAAGGTGGTGGAGCGTGAAAACAAAAATCCGAAAAACCCAACAGGAGAAATAGAAATTTTGGTGAATGAATTAAACATTTTGAATCCATCGGAGATCCCTCCCTTTACCATTGAAGATGAAACCGATGGAGGAGAAGAATTAAGAATGAAATACCGTTATTTGGATCTTCGCCGCAACCCTGTAAAAAACAATTTAATTTTGCGTCACCTTCTTGCATTAGAAACGAGAAAATATCTTGATTCACTTAATTTTTTAGAAATCGAAACACCATTTTTGATTAAATCCACGCCCGAAGGTGCAAGAGATTTTATCGTTCCGAGCAGAATGCATCCGGGTCAATTTTATGCTTTACCACAATCACCGCAAACTTTTAAACAATTGCTGATGGTGGCCGGGTATGACCGCTATTTTCAAATTGTAAGATGTTTTAGGGATGAAGATTTAAGATCGGACAGACAACCTGAGTTTACACAGATCGATTGCGAAATGGCATTTGTAGATCAACAAGATGTGATGCAAACGTTCGAAGGTTTGATAAGGCATTTGTTTAAAAGTGTAAAAGGAATTGATCTTCCGGCATTTAAAGTGTTGACCTATGATGAGGCAATGAATAAATACGGCAGTGATAAGCCCGATTTGAGATTTGGAATGACTCTTAAAGATATCACACATTTGGCAAAAGGTAAAGGATTTAAGGTTTTTGATGAAGCGGAGTGTGTCATGGGTATATGTGTTACAGGAAAAGCAAGTTATTCAAGGAAACAGTTGGATGAATGGACCGAATTTGTCAAAAAACCGCAGGTGGGTGCCAAAGGATTGGTGTATGTAAAGTGTGAAGACAATGGGTATAAATCAAGTGTCGATAAGTTCTACTCTCCTGACGATTTACAATCATGGGCTGATGCCATGCAAGCCAATAAAGGAGATTTGTTGTTGATACTTTCCGGTGAGAGAAACAAGGTAATCAAACAATTGGGAATATTACGCAAGGAGGTAGCTTTGAAAGAGAAGATGATCGACGAAAACAAATTTGAGTGTTTGTGGGTGATTGATTTTCCTTTGTTTGAATATGATGAAGAAGAAAAAAGATGGGTGAGTATGCATCATCCCTTTACTTCTCCAAAAATAGATAACTTGAAAGATCTTGATACCGGTGATCTCTCTTCAATCAAAGCCAAGGCCTATGATATGGTCATCAATGGAGTGGAAGTAGGCGGAGGTTCGATAAGAATTCACAATAAAGAATTGCAAAGGAAGATATTTTCAATTTTAGGATTGACCGATCAGGAAGCCGACGAAAAATTCGGTTTTCTAATGAATGCATTTCAATATGGCGCTCCGCCGCATGGTGGCATTGCCTTTGGGTTTGATCGTCTCTGTGCCGTAATTTCCGGTGAAGACAGCATACGTGATTTTATAGCTTTTCCAAAAAACAATTCGGGCAGGGATGTCATGATCGATGCTCCTTCTGCAGTTTCTCCACAACAGTTAAAAGAATTGCACCTGAAAGTAGATGCATAATATATGCTGTTAAAACATCTGTGGGCAAAGTACGGAAAGCCCATTAAAATATTTCTCTTCACGTTGATGATATTTTTAGCAGCAATTTTTATCTTTAAAGATTCTATTTTTCATTGGAGCATCAACATTATTCTTGCAAAAATTGAAAATAAAACAAATGTACATATCCGGCTATTTAATCCTGTTTTACACGGAATCAACGGCGTGCAAATAGATAGTTTGGAGATTGTTTACCCCGGAAAAAATTTAAAATTAAACTTATATCAATGGGAAAGCCAACACTCGTTTTTGAATCCGTTAAAATTAAAGAGGCTGAAGATTGACTCGGTTGCATTTCATAGCGATACTGTCGACAATAACAATTTGACCGTTTCGAAGGCGGATTCTGCAAAGAAAGGGTCATTTTTTCAACGGTTACCCGAATGGTTAGAGATTTTACCGGATAATATTTATATCGGGTCGGTGAAATTTAACACCAACCAGCCGTTGAATCTGAGTTTAAATATCTATGATTTGAAAAAGGCCGAAAATTTTTATTCGGCACGTTTACAGTCATCAAATTATGAGGTATCGTTAGAGGGGAATCTATGGAGAAAATTTAAGGGGATTCAACTGGATTTTTTGTTGAAAGATGCCCAACAATACAGACCATTGAAGATGCCTTTGTTTGAAGATTTAATTTTAGTATTTGACTCCATAAAATCGCAAATTCATCTCGGCATGTCGAATGATGATTATATTGACATAAAATTTGATGCCTATAAAACAAATTTGTATCACCACAAGATTGCTGACGATACTGTCAGATTCAACCATATTCATATGAAATTGAAAATGAAAAAAGACAAGAATACGCTCTATACAACACAGCATCATGTGATAAATTTTGACAATCTATTCATGAATCTTTTTTTAAATCTTGATTTTTCGGAAAAAAGCATTGAATTTATTTTGGAATACCCTAATAAAGATGCCAAAACTTTTTTTGCATCACTCAATCCACAATTGTTTCCAAATCTTCACAAGTTTGATGTACAAGGCAATCTATACATGAAAATGGCTTTGGGTTATAATCAAAAATTTCCGGACAGTTCTTATGTAGATTTTCAATTTTCACCCAAGAATTTTAAAATCTTGAATGATGGCGGATTAAATATTTCCAAGGTTAATCAAGGTTTTATGCACAGGGTGAAAAATGAAAGAGATTCACTGTCTTTTTGGGTTGGACCTGAAAATCCAGATTTTACGCCGTTAAGCAAAATCACACCGTTTTTGATATATGCTGTATTGACCTCGGAAGATGCAGCATTTTTCAGACACAAAGGCATCTTGCCTTCCGCCCTTACGAGTTCGCTCAGGGATAATTTAAAAAAAGGCCGTTTTGCACGAGGTGGCAGCACAATCAGTATGCAATTGGTGAAAAATTTGTTTTTACACAGAAAAAAAACCATTTCCAGGAAAATGGAAGAACTCATCTTGACATCCATCATCGAACAAATGCATCTTATCAGTAAGGAAAGAATGCTCGAGATATACTTCAACATCATAGAGTGGGGACCCGGAATATATGGTATCAATCAAGCCGGTCGATTTTACTTTGACAAACAACCTAAAGAACTCGACTTGAATGAAGCCATATTCCTGGCAATGATTATTCCTGCTCCATCAAAATTTTATTATTTTCTTGATCCAAAAGGGCAGGTAAAAGCATCCTGTGAAAATTATTTTAAAATTGTGGCAGGACATATGTTAAAAAGAAACCAAATTGACACGGTCGTCTATCAAACGGTTGCCCCATCTTCTTTGGTCTTTTCGTCTCAAGTGAAAAAAATGTTGAATGTAGCTTATCCATCTGCAGATACTCTGCAAGAACCAATCATTCTTTTTGATTCGGAAGAATGATTTGACATTTTCCAAGATAAGTTAATAAAGATATACGCAGTTTGAAAAAATAGGTAACCCGGAGTATAAACAATTATTAATTTTTTTCTTCACTTGTATGATCAATATTTTTTGGGGTTCCGTTGATGGCGCGATCAATGTATGGGAAATACTTTTTATGATTGATGATAAGAAGGAAAATACCCGTGGTAATAGAAGCATCGGCAAAATTAAAAACAGGTTGAAAAAACACAAAGTATTCACCCCCCCAAAACGGAATCCAATCAGGAAGGTAACCTTCCCAAAGAGGAAAATAAAACATGTCAACTACACGTCCAAAAAGAAAAGGGGCATATCCGCCGTCTTGAGGTAAAAATTCGGCCACACGTCCGTAGCTGTCGCTAAAAATCAGACCATAAAACAAGCTGTCAATAATATTGCCGATGGCGCCTCCTAAAATCAATCCTGAGGAAACAACCAGACCTAAGGGGGGATTTAATTTTTTTATTTTCAAAACATAGTAGGTGATAAATCCTACGGCAACGATTCTAAAAATACTCAGAATCAGTTTGCCAATATTACCACCAAACTCATACCCAAAAGCCATTCCAAAATTTTCGGTAAAATGAATGATAAACCAATCGGTAATCACATATTCTTGTCCCAGGTACATATGGGTTTTTACCCAAATTTTTATGGCTTGATCGATGATCAAAACCAACAGCATATAGAAAAAAGGATGAAACAATTTATTTTTCATGTTATTATATCCTTACAATTAAAAGCAAAAACCAATGGGTAGTCCATTGGTTTTTGCCAGCTATTTGACCATGATCAACGGTTGAGTTTTTCTTTTGCTTCAATACTTAATGTAGCATGTGGCACCAATCTCAATCTTTCTTTTGGTATCAGTTTGCCGGTCACTCTGCATATCCCGTATGTTTTATTCTCAATTCTGACGAGGGCGGCTTCCAGGTTTTTGATAAATTTTTCTTGTCTTGCGGCAAGTTGTGCTATTTCTTCCCTGGTCATGGTTTCGGATCCGTCTTCCATCAATTTGAAGGTTGCATGCGTGTCATCGGTGCCATGATCGCTTGAATGGGTCAAGGCATCTTTTAATTCCTTGTAGTTTTGACGGGCTTCTTCGAGTTTTTTTAATATAATCTCCTTAAACTCAGCCAGTTCTTCGTCGGAGTATCTGACACGGTTGTCTTCAAAAGCTTTCACCGGTTTTCGAATTTCTTCTTTGGGAGGAGACCATTTGGGTTGCGGTATTTTCTTTTCTTCGAATAAAGGTCTTACTTTTCCCTTGATCATTGTGGGGTTGGGTTTGCGTGGGACATAGTCGTCATCATCATCGTCATCGTCAACTGCAAGGTCATCACCAACAAGAATAGACGGGTCAATATCGACATTTACTTCATCGCTATCTTCTTCATCTTCATCATCAACAGGATCGGGCTCAAGATCATCTATCAATTCTTCATCTTCTTCTTCCAATTTGGCTTTTTTGGTTTTAGGTTTCTTTTTTGTTTCCTTTTCTTGGGATTTAGCTTCTTTCTTAGTTGGTGTTTTGCCGGACTTTTTTTTGTCTGCCGTTACTTTTTGAGTGTTTTTGGCAGCAGTTTTTTTATTTTCCTTTTCTTCAGCTTTTTCTTTTTTATTCTTTTTTGCAGCCGACTTTTTCTCTTCCTTTCTGCCGGTTTTGGAAGAGGCAGTTTTTTTTGGTTTTTCTTTTTGGCTTTTGGAGTTAGTTGCTTTTTTCGCCATGGTATTTAGATTTAAATAGTTTCACATGTATTTGAAATTCTTCAAGGTCTACGATGTTTGATAAATTTTGTTGCATTTTGCCTGTAAATATAATATCTTCTGCCAAAGTTTCCGAACAAATATAATCTTTATGCAATTCTACCACTTTTTCAATTATATCATTTTTTTCAATTTCAATTATGATTTTATCGGTAACTTCAAAACCGAGTTCTTTTCTGAGGTTTTGTATACGGTTGATAAATTCTCTGGCCAATCCTTCATATTTGAGTTGATCGGTGATACGTATATCGAGGGCAACGGTGATGCCTTTGTCATGGGCAACCAACCAGCCGGGTATATCTTGAGGAATGATTTCAAGTTCGT includes the following:
- the lspA gene encoding lipoprotein signal peptidase; this encodes MKNKLFHPFFYMLLVLIIDQAIKIWVKTHMYLGQEYVITDWFIIHFTENFGMAFGYEFGGNIGKLILSIFRIVAVGFITYYVLKIKKLNPPLGLVVSSGLILGGAIGNIIDSLFYGLIFSDSYGRVAEFLPQDGGYAPFLFGRVVDMFYFPLWEGYLPDWIPFWGGEYFVFFQPVFNFADASITTGIFLLIINHKKYFPYIDRAINGTPKNIDHTSEEKN
- the aspS gene encoding aspartate--tRNA ligase — protein: MKTKFRTHNCGELTLQNAGQEVVLCGWVQRVRNLGGMTFIDLRDRYGITQLTFNDQINEQLRSKAAGLGREYVITVKGKVVERENKNPKNPTGEIEILVNELNILNPSEIPPFTIEDETDGGEELRMKYRYLDLRRNPVKNNLILRHLLALETRKYLDSLNFLEIETPFLIKSTPEGARDFIVPSRMHPGQFYALPQSPQTFKQLLMVAGYDRYFQIVRCFRDEDLRSDRQPEFTQIDCEMAFVDQQDVMQTFEGLIRHLFKSVKGIDLPAFKVLTYDEAMNKYGSDKPDLRFGMTLKDITHLAKGKGFKVFDEAECVMGICVTGKASYSRKQLDEWTEFVKKPQVGAKGLVYVKCEDNGYKSSVDKFYSPDDLQSWADAMQANKGDLLLILSGERNKVIKQLGILRKEVALKEKMIDENKFECLWVIDFPLFEYDEEEKRWVSMHHPFTSPKIDNLKDLDTGDLSSIKAKAYDMVINGVEVGGGSIRIHNKELQRKIFSILGLTDQEADEKFGFLMNAFQYGAPPHGGIAFGFDRLCAVISGEDSIRDFIAFPKNNSGRDVMIDAPSAVSPQQLKELHLKVDA
- a CDS encoding glycosyl transferase, with amino-acid sequence MLLKHLWAKYGKPIKIFLFTLMIFLAAIFIFKDSIFHWSINIILAKIENKTNVHIRLFNPVLHGINGVQIDSLEIVYPGKNLKLNLYQWESQHSFLNPLKLKRLKIDSVAFHSDTVDNNNLTVSKADSAKKGSFFQRLPEWLEILPDNIYIGSVKFNTNQPLNLSLNIYDLKKAENFYSARLQSSNYEVSLEGNLWRKFKGIQLDFLLKDAQQYRPLKMPLFEDLILVFDSIKSQIHLGMSNDDYIDIKFDAYKTNLYHHKIADDTVRFNHIHMKLKMKKDKNTLYTTQHHVINFDNLFMNLFLNLDFSEKSIEFILEYPNKDAKTFFASLNPQLFPNLHKFDVQGNLYMKMALGYNQKFPDSSYVDFQFSPKNFKILNDGGLNISKVNQGFMHRVKNERDSLSFWVGPENPDFTPLSKITPFLIYAVLTSEDAAFFRHKGILPSALTSSLRDNLKKGRFARGGSTISMQLVKNLFLHRKKTISRKMEELILTSIIEQMHLISKERMLEIYFNIIEWGPGIYGINQAGRFYFDKQPKELDLNEAIFLAMIIPAPSKFYYFLDPKGQVKASCENYFKIVAGHMLKRNQIDTVVYQTVAPSSLVFSSQVKKMLNVAYPSADTLQEPIILFDSEE